The Arthrobacter sp. PM3 genome contains the following window.
GCGTCCAGCGCTACACCTCCTTGCTGGTCCTGTTCGACGCCGGCGGCCTGGCCCTGTTCTGCATTACCGGCACCCTCAAGGCCCTCGCGGCCGGGATGAATCCCGTGGCCGCCGTCCTGCTGGGAGTCACGACGGCGGTGGGCGGCGGCCTGCTGCGCGACATCACCGCCAACGAGGTCCCGCAGTTGTTCGACCCCAGGGACCTCTACGCCTTGCCGGCGTTCGCCGGGGCGGCCTCCACCGCGGTCCTGTCCCTCACCGGGACCTTCACCGCGGTCACCGCCACGGCCGTCACCGCCGTCGTTTTCGCCTTCCGGGTCACGGCCTGGCGGCGGCACTGGCACGTTCCCCTGGCCGTGCGCGGCTGGCACCGGCTGGGCCTGGGCCCTGCGGAAAACGGCCGCTGAGGATTAGCTAGGATAAGACCATGACTGACATGTTCCTCGAGAAATTCCGTGCGCTGGTCCCGAAGTATCTCGAAGACGAATGGCAGGAAGAGGACGGGCTCACGGCGGACGAACTCGACGCCGCCCTGGCCGACCACCAGTTCCAGATCCCCTTGGTCCTGCGCGAGTTCTACCTGGCGCTCGGGGGCTGCGAGGACCTCATGGAGGCCTACCACTACTTCTGGGACCCCGAAGAGCTCGAAGTCGATGACGAAGGCTTCCTCATGTTCCTCGAGGACGAGGAAGAGCAGTTCACCTGGGGCTTCCGGATCGGCGACCTCGGTGTGCCGGACCCGATCGTGTACCGCCGCAACAACGCCCGCGGCCAGTGGAAGAGCGAGGAAGGGACCTTCTCCGAGTTCGTCTTCGACATGTTCGAGTGGGCCTTCGAGGACGAGGACTAGGCGGGGCTCGCCCAGGGTCTGGACTCCCCCAACGTGACGCCTTGCCGCCGTCCGGGGGCACTTTGACACGGACACGCCGGGCTTTTCCCCTCAACCGGCGATTCCAGCCTTCAAAGTAGCCCCGGAGCGCTTCACCGCACCGCTCAGGGGTGAAACGCACCCCGGCGCCACAGCTCCAGCACGGTTTTCACCTCGGCCACCATGCGCTCGGGGTGGTGGACGACGTCGTCGTATCCGTACCTCAACACGAGGTACCCGCCCACCACGGACGCATTATTGCGGCGGCGGTCCTTCTTGACCTGCTGCGGTTCCAGATGGCTGCCGCCGTCGGTCTCCACGATGATGCAGTCCTCCACAAGGAAATCCACCTCCCCCACGGCGGGAATCTCCACGTGGCGGCGAACGGTCAGCCCGGCGCGGCGGAAAGCCATGTTCGCCAGGACCTCCAGGACCGAGTCGGCCCGCGGAATCACGAGATCCAGAACAGACCTCGCCCGCGCGTTCCGGTTCCCCACCAGCTTCCGGCGCAGGAAATCCAGGCTGATGTCGCCACGGCCGACGGCGCATTGCACCATCACGAGCGCCTGCCGGTCCGGCAGGCAGCGCACAGCGTGGATCAGCACATCCGCCAGTCCGGCGACCGGCAACCACGGATGCTTCGGGTAATGGCACGGGCCGTGCGGCACGACGCCGGCGGGATGAGCCCGGTGCCCGACGCACAGGTGCAGTTCCTGCGCCGGAGCCAGGGTCCACAGCCCGTAACTGGGTGCCGCGGACAGACACGTCAGCCGGCCGCGCAGTTCCCGGGCAGCCCGGAACGCCGTCGCGTCCTCCGGCAGTCCGTAGTGGCCGCGGCGGATCCTGGCGATGGCGCCCGCCCTCAGCGCGGCGTCGATGTCACTTCGGCCGAATCCGGCCCGGATGATGCCGGCGGTAATGGCCGACCCGCCGTTCGCTGCAAGGAAAGCTTCGAGTCTCATGTTCCCAAAGTGCCCTGCGGCCGGCTGCCCCGGTGGACCCGGCTTGGTCCATGTGGACAACCCCGCGCCGTCCGGGGGCGCTTCGACACGGACACGCCGTCCCAGGGCCCGGTACCAGCCGATCTGCCCCTCAAAGCCGCCCCGGACGGCGTCACGGGCCGCCTGCAAACGCGTGAAAAGTTCATTTACAAAAATGCTGGACAGCGTGACAAATCTGTCATAGTCTCTTTCTTGGGTTCACCAAATGCCTCCGGTGGACCTGATGCGAACGGAGAAATGGCCCCGGTTCGGCACAACGGATGACTCGAACGTTGTGAGGAACCGGGGCCATTCCGTTTAAGAATCCGCCCAGGCAGCGGCAGCCGTGCCGCGACTATTCAGCAGGCTAGGAGCTGCGGTCGACGACGGCGCGGGCGAAGCTGGTCAGCGACGCCTTCACGACGCCTTCGGGCAGCGGGGCCAGGGCGGCGATGGCGTCGTCGGCCCAGGCGCGGGCCACTACCCACGACTCCGCGGTGACGGGGTGTTCGCGGAGCCCGGCCACGGCCGCCGCGAGGGCCTCGTCCGAGCTGAGGTCGCCGTCGATCAGCTTCAGGAGGTCGACGGCGGACTGGTCGCCTTCGCGGGCGGCGCTGCGCAGCAGCAGCACTGGCAGCGTCGGGACGCCTTCGCGCAGGTCGGTTCCCGGGGACTTGCCGGACTTGACCTTGATGCCGGTGACGTCAATGACGTCGTCGGCCAGCTGGAACGCGACGCCCACCTTCTCGCCGTACTCCACCAGGTGGGCCTCGTAGGCCTCGTCGGCGCCCGAGAAGATCGCACCGAGCTGGCCGGAGGCCGCCACCAGCGAACCTGTCTTGTCCGCAATCACGGACAGGTAGTGCGCCAGCGGGTCTTCGTCGGGGCGGGGACCCACGGTCTCGTGCAGCTGGCCGAGGCAGAGCCGCTCAAAGGTCCGGGCCTGGATGCCCAGGGCACGGGAACCGAGCTCGGAGACCAGGATGGAGGCGCGGGCAAAGATGAGGTCGCCGGTCAGGACGGCGACGGAGTTGCCCCAGACCTCGTGGGCCGTGGGAGCACCGCGACGGAACGGGGCCGAGTCCATGACGTCGTCGTGGTACAGGGTGGCCAGGTGCGTCAGCTCAACGACGACGGCGGCCTGCACCACGGCGGGCAGCGAGGCATCGCCGAGGTGCGCGCACAGCAGGGTCAGGAGCGGGCGGATGCGCTTGCCGCCGGCTTCCACGAGGTGACGCGACGTCGCGTCGGCCAGCGGGTCCGAGTTGGCAATGGCTTCCCGCAGCTTCTTCTCGACCCGCGCCAGGTTGGTGGTGATGGCGGGGCCAAGCTCGGGGTCGCCCGCGATCGCCGCGAAGCCTGCCGGCAGCTGGAGTCCGGTGGCGATCGCCGTGGTGTTGAGGCTGGGTTCAGAGCCCGGCAGGCCGTGTCCGGCGTGCTCCCAGCTTTGGTCTGCAGAGTTGGTCACGGGTTAACCCTAACTTTTGTTGCGGAAACCGCGGAGTCGGCGCCGGAGTGCGGACCGCCGTCCGTGGCGGGCATGGCCTGGTTGGACGTGGCGGGCACCAGTGATTCCAGGATCCGGATAACCCTGTCCTCGAACCCCCTGGCGGCCGGATCGGTGAGGTTGGCCAGCATCCGGACCACGAACCTCATGAGCACGGGGATGGGCATGCCCGTCCGGAGGGCGAGCTTCATCACGGCCGGTTTGCCGATCAGCGCGGCGAAGGCCCGGCCCAGAGTGAAGTGCGAGCCCCACTGCTGCCGCACATAGTCCGCGTACCGCGCAAGGTGCGCGTCGGCGTCGGCCGTCACAGCGGAACCGGTCAGGCCGGTCGAAGCGGACCGGGCGGCGGCGTCGGCGATGAATTCGGCGGCGAACCGGGCGGACTCCATGGCGTAGGAGATGCCTTCGCCGTTGAACGGGGACACCATGCCGCCGGCGTCGCCGAGCAGCAGCAGGCCGGGTGAGTAGTGCGGCGTGCGGTTGAAGCCCATGGGCAGGGCGGCGCCGCGGATCTCGCCCACTTGGTTCTCCGGGGTGAAGCCCCACTCGCCGGGCATGCCGGCGGTCCATTCGCGCAGCACCTGCTTGTAGTCCAGCTTGCCGAAGTCCTTGGAGGAGTTCAGGATGCCCAGGCCCACGTTGGAGGTGCCGTCGCCCACACCGAACACCCAGCCGTAGCCGGGCAGCAGCTTGCCGTCGCGGCCGGGAAGTTCGAGCCAGCCTTCCATCCAGTCGTCGTCGTGCCGCGGGGACGTGAAGTAGGTCCGGACCGCCACTCCGAGCGGGCGGTCGTCCCGCTTCCGGATGCCCAGCGAGACGGCGGTGCGCGTTGAGTTGCCGTCCGCGGCGAGCACGACGTCGGCGCTGAAGTCGCGCGTCTCGCCCGTCTTGCGTCCGGCGTCGTCCAGCACTGCGGCACGGACGCCGGTGACCCGGCCGTCCTCGGCGCGCAGGGCCTCGGTGACACTGTGGCGTTCGAGCACGACGGCGCCCGCGGACCGGGCGTGCCGGGCGAGCTCTTCGTCGAAGCCGAGGCGGGTCCGGATCAGCCCGTACTGCGGGAAATCGGAGACCTCCGGCCAGGGCAGCTCGATGGTGCGGCCGCCGGCGATCAGGCGCAGGCCCTTGTTGCGCCGCCAGCCCCCGGTTTCGGGATGCGGCAGCCCCAGCTTCTGGATTTCACGGACCGCGCGCGGGGTCAGCCCGTCGCCGCAGACCTTCTCGCGGGGAAAACTGGTCTTCTCCAGCACCGTGACATCAATGCCGGCCTTGGCGAGGTAGTAGGCGGCAGTGGATCCGGCCGGCCCTGCCCCGACGATCAGTACATTCACAGCAGGTATCGGCCTAACGCCCGGGCCGGGCGATATTGCGGCGCAGCTTCGCCACGGGCCCGGTGTGGGCGGCGATGGCCGCCGCGCCGGCGGCAGGGCCGGCTTCCGGACCGGCCGGCTTCTGGGCGCGGTGCACAGCGACAATGCCGCCGCTGAGGTTGCGGTATGTGACGGACTCCCAGCCGGCTTCCTGCAGCCAGGCGGCCAGGTGGTCCTGGTCCGGCCACGCGCGGATGGACTCGGCGAGGTAGACGTAGGCATCCGGGTTGGAGGAGACCTTCACGGCGATCGCCGGCAGGGCGCGCATGAGGTATTCGGTGTACATGGTGCGCCAGAGCGGCACCACGGGCTGGGAGAACTCTGCGATGACCAGCCGGCCGCCGGGCTTGGTCACCCGCAGCATCTCGGCCAGGGCCTTCTTGGGCTCGTTGACGTTGCGCAGGCCGAAGGAAATGGTGCTGGCATCGAACGTGTTGTCGGCGAACGGCAGGCGGGTGGCGTCCCCGGCGATGAAATCGATGTCCGGGCGGCGGCGCTTGCCGACCTTGAGCATGCCCAGGGAGAAG
Protein-coding sequences here:
- a CDS encoding demethylmenaquinone methyltransferase, with amino-acid sequence MNRASLDKRPDEVATMFDDVAPKYDVVNDVLSMGQTRRWRKVVVEAMGVSAGQRVLDLAAGTGTSSEPYADAGINVIACDFSLGMLKVGKRRRPDIDFIAGDATRLPFADNTFDASTISFGLRNVNEPKKALAEMLRVTKPGGRLVIAEFSQPVVPLWRTMYTEYLMRALPAIAVKVSSNPDAYVYLAESIRAWPDQDHLAAWLQEAGWESVTYRNLSGGIVAVHRAQKPAGPEAGPAAGAAAIAAHTGPVAKLRRNIARPGR
- a CDS encoding DUF559 domain-containing protein translates to MRLEAFLAANGGSAITAGIIRAGFGRSDIDAALRAGAIARIRRGHYGLPEDATAFRAARELRGRLTCLSAAPSYGLWTLAPAQELHLCVGHRAHPAGVVPHGPCHYPKHPWLPVAGLADVLIHAVRCLPDRQALVMVQCAVGRGDISLDFLRRKLVGNRNARARSVLDLVIPRADSVLEVLANMAFRRAGLTVRRHVEIPAVGEVDFLVEDCIIVETDGGSHLEPQQVKKDRRRNNASVVGGYLVLRYGYDDVVHHPERMVAEVKTVLELWRRGAFHP
- a CDS encoding geranylgeranyl reductase family protein — protein: MNVLIVGAGPAGSTAAYYLAKAGIDVTVLEKTSFPREKVCGDGLTPRAVREIQKLGLPHPETGGWRRNKGLRLIAGGRTIELPWPEVSDFPQYGLIRTRLGFDEELARHARSAGAVVLERHSVTEALRAEDGRVTGVRAAVLDDAGRKTGETRDFSADVVLAADGNSTRTAVSLGIRKRDDRPLGVAVRTYFTSPRHDDDWMEGWLELPGRDGKLLPGYGWVFGVGDGTSNVGLGILNSSKDFGKLDYKQVLREWTAGMPGEWGFTPENQVGEIRGAALPMGFNRTPHYSPGLLLLGDAGGMVSPFNGEGISYAMESARFAAEFIADAAARSASTGLTGSAVTADADAHLARYADYVRQQWGSHFTLGRAFAALIGKPAVMKLALRTGMPIPVLMRFVVRMLANLTDPAARGFEDRVIRILESLVPATSNQAMPATDGGPHSGADSAVSATKVRVNP
- a CDS encoding trimeric intracellular cation channel family protein, with translation MTFSFNLVLVWLDLAGVFFFAVSGSLLAARKQFDIVGSVLLASVVSLGGGVIRDIIINTGPPAAFTNPAYLAPPLLAAVLVYFLFSSVQRYTSLLVLFDAGGLALFCITGTLKALAAGMNPVAAVLLGVTTAVGGGLLRDITANEVPQLFDPRDLYALPAFAGAASTAVLSLTGTFTAVTATAVTAVVFAFRVTAWRRHWHVPLAVRGWHRLGLGPAENGR
- a CDS encoding polyprenyl synthetase family protein yields the protein MTNSADQSWEHAGHGLPGSEPSLNTTAIATGLQLPAGFAAIAGDPELGPAITTNLARVEKKLREAIANSDPLADATSRHLVEAGGKRIRPLLTLLCAHLGDASLPAVVQAAVVVELTHLATLYHDDVMDSAPFRRGAPTAHEVWGNSVAVLTGDLIFARASILVSELGSRALGIQARTFERLCLGQLHETVGPRPDEDPLAHYLSVIADKTGSLVAASGQLGAIFSGADEAYEAHLVEYGEKVGVAFQLADDVIDVTGIKVKSGKSPGTDLREGVPTLPVLLLRSAAREGDQSAVDLLKLIDGDLSSDEALAAAVAGLREHPVTAESWVVARAWADDAIAALAPLPEGVVKASLTSFARAVVDRSS